From a region of the Drosophila ananassae strain 14024-0371.13 chromosome XL, ASM1763931v2, whole genome shotgun sequence genome:
- the LOC6504628 gene encoding uncharacterized protein LOC6504628 isoform X2, which yields MLPNSFGSKKTKKFLLLLKSFLICSRKRNSPKNVGAEGVRSFSGLVIRDESDDDETNALDRAMIDDRTHPRRRSPHTLPHYGVEEHVTQPLLWLGLEALDMHKKLIEAQIMALASTSSVPCSAGGACGPLGACEVIEAVDGIGANTGSGATTSVSDNEDNEAEAASAASAATLPDPETDDEVKPSQFVAEFLERNMTLQIFRDGNAPRYGPSNPSASPGRALARPRNA from the exons TTCTACTGAAAAGCTTTTTGATTTGTTCAAGAAAACGAAATTCCCCAAAGAATG TTGGTGCCGAAGGAGTTCGAAGCTTTTCTGGTCTGGTGATCCGCGACGAATCCGATGACGATGAGACCAATGCACTGGACCGGGCTATGATCGATGACAGGACACATCCGCGACGCCGTTCGCCACACACTCTGCCACATTACGGCGTGGAGGAGCATGTTACCCAGCCGCTACTCTGGCTCGGCCTGGAGGCCCTCGACATGCACAAGAAACTGATCGAAGCCCAGATCATGGCCCTGGCCTCGACCTCTTCCGTGCCGTGCTCCGCCGGCGGAGCCTGTGGACCGTTGGGGGCTTGTGAAGTAATTGAAGCTGTCGATGGTATTGGAGCTAATACTGGATCTGGAGCTACCACATCTGTATCCGATAACGAAGATAATGAAGCCGAGGCGGCGTCGGCGGCATCGGCGGCGACCTTGCCAGATCCCGAGACAGATGATGAAGTGAAGCCGTCACAGTTCGTGGCCGAATTTCTTGAGCGTAATATGACCTTGCAGATCTTCAGAGATGGGAACGCACCGCGTTATGGACCCTCAAACCCATCGGCATCCCCAGGTCGTGCTCTGGCCCGGCCCCGCAACGCCTAG
- the LOC6504628 gene encoding uncharacterized protein LOC6504628 isoform X3, which produces MPFSIGAEGVRSFSGLVIRDESDDDETNALDRAMIDDRTHPRRRSPHTLPHYGVEEHVTQPLLWLGLEALDMHKKLIEAQIMALASTSSVPCSAGGACGPLGACEVIEAVDGIGANTGSGATTSVSDNEDNEAEAASAASAATLPDPETDDEVKPSQFVAEFLERNMTLQIFRDGNAPRYGPSNPSASPGRALARPRNA; this is translated from the exons ATGCCATTCAGCA TTGGTGCCGAAGGAGTTCGAAGCTTTTCTGGTCTGGTGATCCGCGACGAATCCGATGACGATGAGACCAATGCACTGGACCGGGCTATGATCGATGACAGGACACATCCGCGACGCCGTTCGCCACACACTCTGCCACATTACGGCGTGGAGGAGCATGTTACCCAGCCGCTACTCTGGCTCGGCCTGGAGGCCCTCGACATGCACAAGAAACTGATCGAAGCCCAGATCATGGCCCTGGCCTCGACCTCTTCCGTGCCGTGCTCCGCCGGCGGAGCCTGTGGACCGTTGGGGGCTTGTGAAGTAATTGAAGCTGTCGATGGTATTGGAGCTAATACTGGATCTGGAGCTACCACATCTGTATCCGATAACGAAGATAATGAAGCCGAGGCGGCGTCGGCGGCATCGGCGGCGACCTTGCCAGATCCCGAGACAGATGATGAAGTGAAGCCGTCACAGTTCGTGGCCGAATTTCTTGAGCGTAATATGACCTTGCAGATCTTCAGAGATGGGAACGCACCGCGTTATGGACCCTCAAACCCATCGGCATCCCCAGGTCGTGCTCTGGCCCGGCCCCGCAACGCCTAG